In Xylocopa sonorina isolate GNS202 chromosome 3, iyXylSono1_principal, whole genome shotgun sequence, one genomic interval encodes:
- the LOC143422223 gene encoding ATPase family AAA domain-containing protein 2B-like isoform X1: MKIMSDDDAALDSMDTEEDIFSQRNRRLGYNTRRVKCLRTLRSHSNSSSHISMNNLSVRRSTRNRMQTYDNLNTSWILGTQTLKGYPMFQQHGSSSDKEMVDEVPEKKRDVRERMPLRSRENHPPNKNSSRHIRERAEHDRQNSRELRGRGDRDLRDKTEQEKDITDLKDRQERERTDRDHKDKMETRSKSNEDKDLRARKSDSPSRLREAPATRLGGSLSEKDVKSKVEHVEADEDSSQESEKAENNDNSDNEDGYEDMYTRIKRTRRTAQRQLPRSQKLTVVDSDLSESSDSPGPRKYSLRQKKPTVDRFQANVEPVRRSIKALRSVLSNSMRRRKHRSKSTSSSDSSDSEPQRYDKKKSKKARQSAIPQGGPPDRKADINPIILDTNIRFNDVGGLESHIHCLKEMVVFPMMYPDVFERFHITPPKGVLFHGPPGTGKTLIARALANECSQGSRRMSFFMRKGADCLSKWVGESERQLRLLFEQAQQMKPSIIFFDEIDGLAPVRSTKQDQIHASIVSTLLALMDGLSDRGEVIVIGATNRIDAIDPALRRPGRFDRELFFPLPAMKERLEILKIHVSKWKNPPPDQLLEVLAEKATGYCGSDLRALCTEAVLQGLRRTYPQIYMTNNRLLLDPERVEVKKRDFLQASSILVPSSQRVSPCARRKLQPFMEPLLGPLLEGLLSSIKGIFPQGVNPAMAKVKITKGMHRPRLLISGGNLSEGQGPHLAQALLYHMEHLPVQTLDVSTLFAESGRSPEETCVQVFNEAARNVPSIIYIRSIDQWWPLVPETVKAVFLCRIAALDPSLPILILATSDRTYQDLPNQLQNLFSELRSEVYYMKTPTAEQRSKFFRPIFMVQSLRPPKIKDDRVEVLEELPLAPDPLPKKLTEEEKKMLYEKQEVSLRELRIFLREICAKLARNRQFFMFTKPVDTEEVPDYNMIIKQPMDLETMMTKIDMHCYLCARDFLDDIDLICKNALEYNPDSLRDRPSLGILKRDPADKLIRHRACSLRDNAYALIKAELDSDFEDKCREISKNRRIIENKADNETENKNQPKSEQSLSTNERTDTKDTASPSHSVVVNGRRYTNSRKRRIPAWARGYVKKVHKKKKIAFEESVTVSGSKVCLTNETTTSIDLEKFQEFETEANSVLNGHVPLFDNSDSENDSQNENSKDAQSAQINSITEQHIDEIENMEISFAEEEKNAENSASNSSSRRESMDELSFAIESDSSPTGCGESEKLVIDKNELESAWQDTVEITKDFPVEVLCDIYVQLSRCVGKYAQSYDRKSLPKDLLKEVKRFEEFETTYQKVHHVANQTDIL; the protein is encoded by the exons ATGAAG ATAATGTCAGATGATGATGCTGCATTGGACTCAATGGATACAGAGGAAGATATTTTTTCTCAAAGAAACCGCAGACTTGGCTATAATACCAGGAGGGTTAAATGTTTACGTACCTTACGATCGCATTCAAACTCTAGTTCCCATATATCTATGAATAACTTAAGTGTACGTCGTAGCACACGTAATAGAATGCAAACATATGATAATCTTAATACTAGTTGGATTTTAG GTACGCAAACACTGAAAGGTTATCCTATGTTTCAACAACATGGTTCTTCATCCGATAAGGAAATGGTGGATGAAGTTCCTGAAAAGAAACGTGATGTTAGAGAACGTATGCCACTAAGATCGCGCGAGAACCATCCTCCAAATAAAAATTCATCTAGACACATTAGAGAAAGAGCGGAACATGATCGACAAAATAGTAGAGAGCTTAGAGGGAGAGGCGATCGCGATCTTAGAGACAAAACAGAACAAGAAAAAGATATTACAGACCTTAAAGATAGACAAGAAAGGGAGAGAACAGATAGAGACCATAAAGATAAAATGGAAACTAGAAGTAAATCTAACGAAGACAAAGATTTAAG AGCAAGAAAATCTGATAGTCCAAGTAGACTTAGGGAAGCACCAGCTACGAGGCTTGGTGGCAGTTTAAGTGAAAAGGATGTGAAATCTAAAGTAGAGCATGTCGAAGCAGATGAAGATAGCTCACAAGAAAGTGAAAAAGCAGAGAATAATGACAATTCCGACAATGAAGAT GGTTATGAAGATATGTACACTCGTATTAAACGAACTAGAAGGACAGCACAACGGCAATTACCAAGGAGTCAGAAGCTAACAG TGGTAGATAGTGACTTAAGCGAATCTTCTGATTCTCCTGGTCCTAGAAAATATAGTTTACGTCAAAAAAAACCGACCGTAGATAGATTTCAAGCTAACGTAGAACCAGTGCGACGATCTATAAAAGCACTTAGAAGTGTTCTTTCTAATTCCATGAGAAGGCGTAAACACAGAAGCAAAAGTACAAGCTCTAGTGATTCCAGTGATTCAGAACCTCAACGTTATGATAAGAAGAAAAGCAAAAAAGCAAG GCAATCAGCAATACCTCAAGGTGGACCACCTGATCGTAAAGCAGATATAAATCCAATTATTTTAGATACTAATATTAGATTCAATGATGTTGGGGGCTTAGAGTCTCATATTCACTGCCTTAAGGAAATGGTTGTCTTTCCTATGATGTATCCAGATGTTTTTGAACGTTTCCACATTACCCCACCAAAAGGAGTATTATTTCATGGTCCACCAG GAACTGGTAAAACATTAATAGCTAGAGCATTGGCAAATGAATGTAGTCAAGGCAGTAGAAGAATGTCTTTCTTTATGAGAAAGGGTGCAGATTGTCTGTCAAAGTGGGTTGGTGAATCTGAGCGTCAATTGCGATTGTTATTTGAACAGGCTCAACAAATGAAACCGTCCATAATATTTTTCGATGAAATAGATGGCCTCGCACCTGTTCGAAGTACGAAGCAGGATCAAATTCATGCTAGTATTGTATCTACTCTTTTGGCGCTTATGGATGGACTCAGTGATAGGGGAGAG GTAATAGTTATTGGAGCAACAAATAGGATAGATGCTATTGATCCAGCATTACGTAGACCGGGTCGTTTCGATCGGGAActattttttcccttacctgCTATGAAAGAAAGACTCGAGATATTGAAAATCCACGTCAGTAAATGGAAGAATCCTCCACCTGACCAATTGTTAGAAGTATTAGCTGAAAAAGCAACAGGCTACTGTGGATCAGACTTACGAGCATTATGTACCGAAGCAGTCCTGCAAGGATTGCGAAGAACTTATCCCCAAATATATATGACGAATAATAGATTACTTTTAGATCCTGAACGAGTCGAA GTGAAAAAACGAGATTTTCTACAAGCTAGTTCTATTCTTGTACCATCGTCGCAAAGAGTATCACCTTGTGCTCGGAGAAAATTACAACCTTTCATGGAACCCTTGTTAGGACCTCTACTGGAAGGATTACTTAGTTCAATCAAGGGAATATTTCCTCAAGGAGTTAATCCCGCTATGGCGAA AGTGAAAATTACGAAAGGCATGCATCGTCCAAGGCTATTAATTTCTGGTGGGAATTTGTCTGAAGGTCAAGGACCACATTTAGCACAAGCACTTTTATATCATATGGAACATTTACCAGTTCAAACGTTAGACGTTAGTACTCTTTTTGCAGAAAGTGGACGATCTCCAGAAGAAACCTGTGTACAG GTATTTAACGAAGCTGCCAGAAATGTACCGTCCATAATTTATATTCGGTCGATTGATCAATGGTGGCCACTTGTACCTGAGACTGTAAAAGCGGTTTTCTTATGTCGTATCGCAGCACTTGATCCTTCATTGCCTATTTTAATTTTAGCAACAAGCGATAGAACATATCAGGATCTTCCTAATCAATTACAGAATCTGTTTAGTGAACTTCGTAGCGAAGTTTATTACATGAAAACCCCAACAGCAGAACAAAGGTCAAAATTCTTTCGACCTATATTTATGGTTCAGAGCTTAAGACCGCCAAAAATAAAGGATGATAGAGTAGAAGTTTTAGAAGAGCTTCCTTTAGCGCCAGATCCTTTACCAAAAAAATTAAcagaagaagagaagaaaatgTTATACGAAAAACAAGAAGTCTCATTAAGAGAATTAAGAATTTTCTTGAGGGAAATTTGTGCAAAACTTGCAAGGAATAGGCA ATTTTTCATGTTTACAAAACCAGTGGATACAGAAGAAGTACCAGATTATAATATGATAATAAAACAGCCTATGGATTTAGAAACAATGATGACAAAAATCGATATGCATTGTTATCTTTGTGCACGAGATTTTCTCGACGACATTGATCTCATTTGTAAGAATGCCTTGGAATATAATCCTGATAG CTTACGTGATAGGCCCTCCCTTGGAATATTAAAGAG AGATCCAGCTGATAAATTAATAAGGCATCGGGCATGTTCTCTTCGCGATAACGCGTACGCGTTAATAAAAGCGGAATTGGATTCCGATTTTGAGGATAAGTGCCGTGAGATCTCAAAGAATCGTAGAATAATTGAGAACAAAGCTGATAACGAAACGGAAAATAAAAATCAACCGAAATCAGAGCAATCTCTGTCTACGAACGAGCGAACAGATACGAAAGACACTGCGAGCCCTAGTCATTCCGTAGTCGTCAACGGGAGAAGATACACTAACTCTCGTAAACGTAGAATACCAGCTTGGGCGAGAGGGTACGTGAAAAAGGTTCATAAGAAGAAGAAAATCGCGTTCGAAGAGAGTGTTACTGTATCTGGCAGCAAAGTTTGCTTGACGAATGAAACGACGACTAGTATAGATTTAGAAAAGTTCCAAGAGTTTGAAACTGAAGCGAACAGTGTTCTGAATGGTCATGTACCTTTGTTCGATAATTCAGACTCTGAAAACGATTCGCAGAATGAAAATTCGAAGGACGCGCAGAGCGCTCAGATTAATAGTATCACCGAACAGCATATCGATGAAATTGAGAACATGGAAATATCTTTCgcagaagaagagaaaaatgcAGAGAATAGTGCATCTAATTCGTCATCTAGACGAGAAAGCATGGACGAATTGTCGTTCGCTATTGAGAGTGATTCTAGTCCAACCGGATGCGGAGAAAGCGAGAAGCTTGTGATAGATAAGAATGAATTGGAGAGTGCATGGCAAGATACTGTAGAAATTACAAAAGATTTTCCTGTTGAAGTACTATGTGACATTTACGTGCAATTGAGTCGATGTGTAGGGAAATATGCCCAGAGTTATGATAGAAAATCACTGCCAAAG GACTTGCTCAAGGAAGTAAAAAGATTCGAAGAGTTCGAGACAACATACCAGAAAGTTCATCATGTCGCTAATCAAACCGACATCTTATAA
- the LOC143422223 gene encoding ATPase family AAA domain-containing protein 2B-like isoform X3 produces the protein MKIMSDDDAALDSMDTEEDIFSQRNRRLGYNTRRVKCLRTLRSHSNSSSHISMNNLSVRRSTRNRMQTYDNLNTSWILGTQTLKGYPMFQQHGSSSDKEMVDEVPEKKRDVRERMPLRSRENHPPNKNSSRHIRERAEHDRQNSRELRGRGDRDLRDKTEQEKDITDLKDRQERERTDRDHKDKMETRSKSNEDKDLRARKSDSPSRLREAPATRLGGSLSEKDVKSKVEHVEADEDSSQESEKAENNDNSDNEDGYEDMYTRIKRTRRTAQRQLPRSQKLTVVDSDLSESSDSPGPRKYSLRQKKPTVDRFQANVEPVRRSIKALRSVLSNSMRRRKHRSKSTSSSDSSDSEPQRYDKKKSKKARQSAIPQGGPPDRKADINPIILDTNIRFNDVGGLESHIHCLKEMVVFPMMYPDVFERFHITPPKGVLFHGPPGTGKTLIARALANECSQGSRRMSFFMRKGADCLSKWVGESERQLRLLFEQAQQMKPSIIFFDEIDGLAPVRSTKQDQIHASIVSTLLALMDGLSDRGEVIVIGATNRIDAIDPALRRPGRFDRELFFPLPAMKERLEILKIHVSKWKNPPPDQLLEVLAEKATGYCGSDLRALCTEAVLQGLRRTYPQIYMTNNRLLLDPERVEVKKRDFLQASSILVPSSQRVSPCARRKLQPFMEPLLGPLLEGLLSSIKGIFPQGVNPAMAKVKITKGMHRPRLLISGGNLSEGQGPHLAQALLYHMEHLPVQTLDVSTLFAESGRSPEETCVQVFNEAARNVPSIIYIRSIDQWWPLVPETVKAVFLCRIAALDPSLPILILATSDRTYQDLPNQLQNLFSELRSEVYYMKTPTAEQRSKFFRPIFMVQSLRPPKIKDDRVEVLEELPLAPDPLPKKLTEEEKKMLYEKQEVSLRELRIFLREICAKLARNRQFFMFTKPVDTEEVPDYNMIIKQPMDLETMMTKIDMHCYLCARDFLDDIDLICKNALEYNPDRDPADKLIRHRACSLRDNAYALIKAELDSDFEDKCREISKNRRIIENKADNETENKNQPKSEQSLSTNERTDTKDTASPSHSVVVNGRRYTNSRKRRIPAWARGYVKKVHKKKKIAFEESVTVSGSKVCLTNETTTSIDLEKFQEFETEANSVLNGHVPLFDNSDSENDSQNENSKDAQSAQINSITEQHIDEIENMEISFAEEEKNAENSASNSSSRRESMDELSFAIESDSSPTGCGESEKLVIDKNELESAWQDTVEITKDFPVEVLCDIYVQLSRCVGKYAQSYDRKSLPKDLLKEVKRFEEFETTYQKVHHVANQTDIL, from the exons ATGAAG ATAATGTCAGATGATGATGCTGCATTGGACTCAATGGATACAGAGGAAGATATTTTTTCTCAAAGAAACCGCAGACTTGGCTATAATACCAGGAGGGTTAAATGTTTACGTACCTTACGATCGCATTCAAACTCTAGTTCCCATATATCTATGAATAACTTAAGTGTACGTCGTAGCACACGTAATAGAATGCAAACATATGATAATCTTAATACTAGTTGGATTTTAG GTACGCAAACACTGAAAGGTTATCCTATGTTTCAACAACATGGTTCTTCATCCGATAAGGAAATGGTGGATGAAGTTCCTGAAAAGAAACGTGATGTTAGAGAACGTATGCCACTAAGATCGCGCGAGAACCATCCTCCAAATAAAAATTCATCTAGACACATTAGAGAAAGAGCGGAACATGATCGACAAAATAGTAGAGAGCTTAGAGGGAGAGGCGATCGCGATCTTAGAGACAAAACAGAACAAGAAAAAGATATTACAGACCTTAAAGATAGACAAGAAAGGGAGAGAACAGATAGAGACCATAAAGATAAAATGGAAACTAGAAGTAAATCTAACGAAGACAAAGATTTAAG AGCAAGAAAATCTGATAGTCCAAGTAGACTTAGGGAAGCACCAGCTACGAGGCTTGGTGGCAGTTTAAGTGAAAAGGATGTGAAATCTAAAGTAGAGCATGTCGAAGCAGATGAAGATAGCTCACAAGAAAGTGAAAAAGCAGAGAATAATGACAATTCCGACAATGAAGAT GGTTATGAAGATATGTACACTCGTATTAAACGAACTAGAAGGACAGCACAACGGCAATTACCAAGGAGTCAGAAGCTAACAG TGGTAGATAGTGACTTAAGCGAATCTTCTGATTCTCCTGGTCCTAGAAAATATAGTTTACGTCAAAAAAAACCGACCGTAGATAGATTTCAAGCTAACGTAGAACCAGTGCGACGATCTATAAAAGCACTTAGAAGTGTTCTTTCTAATTCCATGAGAAGGCGTAAACACAGAAGCAAAAGTACAAGCTCTAGTGATTCCAGTGATTCAGAACCTCAACGTTATGATAAGAAGAAAAGCAAAAAAGCAAG GCAATCAGCAATACCTCAAGGTGGACCACCTGATCGTAAAGCAGATATAAATCCAATTATTTTAGATACTAATATTAGATTCAATGATGTTGGGGGCTTAGAGTCTCATATTCACTGCCTTAAGGAAATGGTTGTCTTTCCTATGATGTATCCAGATGTTTTTGAACGTTTCCACATTACCCCACCAAAAGGAGTATTATTTCATGGTCCACCAG GAACTGGTAAAACATTAATAGCTAGAGCATTGGCAAATGAATGTAGTCAAGGCAGTAGAAGAATGTCTTTCTTTATGAGAAAGGGTGCAGATTGTCTGTCAAAGTGGGTTGGTGAATCTGAGCGTCAATTGCGATTGTTATTTGAACAGGCTCAACAAATGAAACCGTCCATAATATTTTTCGATGAAATAGATGGCCTCGCACCTGTTCGAAGTACGAAGCAGGATCAAATTCATGCTAGTATTGTATCTACTCTTTTGGCGCTTATGGATGGACTCAGTGATAGGGGAGAG GTAATAGTTATTGGAGCAACAAATAGGATAGATGCTATTGATCCAGCATTACGTAGACCGGGTCGTTTCGATCGGGAActattttttcccttacctgCTATGAAAGAAAGACTCGAGATATTGAAAATCCACGTCAGTAAATGGAAGAATCCTCCACCTGACCAATTGTTAGAAGTATTAGCTGAAAAAGCAACAGGCTACTGTGGATCAGACTTACGAGCATTATGTACCGAAGCAGTCCTGCAAGGATTGCGAAGAACTTATCCCCAAATATATATGACGAATAATAGATTACTTTTAGATCCTGAACGAGTCGAA GTGAAAAAACGAGATTTTCTACAAGCTAGTTCTATTCTTGTACCATCGTCGCAAAGAGTATCACCTTGTGCTCGGAGAAAATTACAACCTTTCATGGAACCCTTGTTAGGACCTCTACTGGAAGGATTACTTAGTTCAATCAAGGGAATATTTCCTCAAGGAGTTAATCCCGCTATGGCGAA AGTGAAAATTACGAAAGGCATGCATCGTCCAAGGCTATTAATTTCTGGTGGGAATTTGTCTGAAGGTCAAGGACCACATTTAGCACAAGCACTTTTATATCATATGGAACATTTACCAGTTCAAACGTTAGACGTTAGTACTCTTTTTGCAGAAAGTGGACGATCTCCAGAAGAAACCTGTGTACAG GTATTTAACGAAGCTGCCAGAAATGTACCGTCCATAATTTATATTCGGTCGATTGATCAATGGTGGCCACTTGTACCTGAGACTGTAAAAGCGGTTTTCTTATGTCGTATCGCAGCACTTGATCCTTCATTGCCTATTTTAATTTTAGCAACAAGCGATAGAACATATCAGGATCTTCCTAATCAATTACAGAATCTGTTTAGTGAACTTCGTAGCGAAGTTTATTACATGAAAACCCCAACAGCAGAACAAAGGTCAAAATTCTTTCGACCTATATTTATGGTTCAGAGCTTAAGACCGCCAAAAATAAAGGATGATAGAGTAGAAGTTTTAGAAGAGCTTCCTTTAGCGCCAGATCCTTTACCAAAAAAATTAAcagaagaagagaagaaaatgTTATACGAAAAACAAGAAGTCTCATTAAGAGAATTAAGAATTTTCTTGAGGGAAATTTGTGCAAAACTTGCAAGGAATAGGCA ATTTTTCATGTTTACAAAACCAGTGGATACAGAAGAAGTACCAGATTATAATATGATAATAAAACAGCCTATGGATTTAGAAACAATGATGACAAAAATCGATATGCATTGTTATCTTTGTGCACGAGATTTTCTCGACGACATTGATCTCATTTGTAAGAATGCCTTGGAATATAATCCTGATAG AGATCCAGCTGATAAATTAATAAGGCATCGGGCATGTTCTCTTCGCGATAACGCGTACGCGTTAATAAAAGCGGAATTGGATTCCGATTTTGAGGATAAGTGCCGTGAGATCTCAAAGAATCGTAGAATAATTGAGAACAAAGCTGATAACGAAACGGAAAATAAAAATCAACCGAAATCAGAGCAATCTCTGTCTACGAACGAGCGAACAGATACGAAAGACACTGCGAGCCCTAGTCATTCCGTAGTCGTCAACGGGAGAAGATACACTAACTCTCGTAAACGTAGAATACCAGCTTGGGCGAGAGGGTACGTGAAAAAGGTTCATAAGAAGAAGAAAATCGCGTTCGAAGAGAGTGTTACTGTATCTGGCAGCAAAGTTTGCTTGACGAATGAAACGACGACTAGTATAGATTTAGAAAAGTTCCAAGAGTTTGAAACTGAAGCGAACAGTGTTCTGAATGGTCATGTACCTTTGTTCGATAATTCAGACTCTGAAAACGATTCGCAGAATGAAAATTCGAAGGACGCGCAGAGCGCTCAGATTAATAGTATCACCGAACAGCATATCGATGAAATTGAGAACATGGAAATATCTTTCgcagaagaagagaaaaatgcAGAGAATAGTGCATCTAATTCGTCATCTAGACGAGAAAGCATGGACGAATTGTCGTTCGCTATTGAGAGTGATTCTAGTCCAACCGGATGCGGAGAAAGCGAGAAGCTTGTGATAGATAAGAATGAATTGGAGAGTGCATGGCAAGATACTGTAGAAATTACAAAAGATTTTCCTGTTGAAGTACTATGTGACATTTACGTGCAATTGAGTCGATGTGTAGGGAAATATGCCCAGAGTTATGATAGAAAATCACTGCCAAAG GACTTGCTCAAGGAAGTAAAAAGATTCGAAGAGTTCGAGACAACATACCAGAAAGTTCATCATGTCGCTAATCAAACCGACATCTTATAA